The following is a genomic window from Methanococcoides sp. AM1.
TACACAAGGATCTGGACAACACCCAGGAACTGTGCATTGAGCATAATATATACGATAGCCACTGTGAACATCGAGAGAACTAGTGCAAGTGCTGCACGTACTATGTCCCTTGAGACTATTGTCAGGATCGCTAACGAGATCAACACAAGAGCGACAATAGCAAAAATGGCACCTTCGATTATACCTGTCATTTCACTCACCATTCTCCCCTACCGGAACTTCACGTGCCAGCATGTCCGGAGTATATAGTAATTCCTCATGTGTCCACCTGATCACACCTGTGGTGTAGACCTTTGTGCTTGAAAGAGCACCGTGTGGACATTGATCAATACAGAGACCACAGAACAGGCAGTGACCGATATCAATGGCAGGGAACCATCTTGTCTTTTCACTGTCCGGACTAACCCTCGCCCTTACGATCTTTATCGCACTGTTAGGGCAGGTATTAGCACAAATTCCACAGCCTATACATTTACTTTTATCAAGTTTTTGAAGCCCTCTGAACCTGTCAGGCAACTCGGAGGGAACCTCAGGATACCGTCTGGTAATAGGGGGCTTGTAGATGTTCTTAACAGCTCTAGCAATATTTTTCAATACCATGGTATCACACTCCCAGGTAAATACCCAAAATTATTGCCCATCCAAGGTTCAATAATGATAATGGGAGAAGTCTTTTCCAGCTAAGGTCAACAACCTGATCGATCCTGAACCTTGGAACTGCCCATCTTAGCATGATGATTGTCAAAATGACAAGAGCAACCTTCAACAGGAAGTACATTGTTGGAAGCAAAATTCCCAGGATAGTAATGTTTGTCAGGGCTGCAGGTAAATTCCAGCCACCGAGGAACAATAATACAACAAGCATTGAACCAAGGATCAGGTGGATATATTCTGCAAAGAAACCAAGACCGAATCTCATACCACTGTATTCAGTGATCCAACCTGCTACCAGTTCTTCTTCAGACTCGTTCTGGTCGAATGGAAGACGTCCCATATCGGCCATCAAAGCAACGAAGAAGACAAGGAAACCAAGAGGTTGAAGGAATATGAACCAGATCGGGCTCTGTGCCTGTGCGATCTCAACAATGTTCAGTGAACCTACCATGATAGCTATACTTACCATAGTGATACCGAGTGGAACCTCGTATCCGATCATTCTTGCAAAGTTCCTGAAAGCACCCAGAAGTGAGTACTTGTTGTTTGAACTGTATGCATACATGAACGCACCGATAATAGAGATAGAAGATACCGCTTCAATGTAAAGAAGACTTATATCCATCTCAGTTGCCACGATCGGGTACTCTACACCATTAATGACAACAGCACCGAATGGGATCGCAACAAGCATCATGAAAACAGATCCCATGAGAGCGATAGGTGCAGAAACGAAAAGCAACTTATCAGCTTTTGAAGGGATCAGATCCTCTTTGGTCATCAGTTTGATAGCATCAGCAACAAGCTGGAATATACCAAAAGGACCTACATATTTAGGACCAAGCCTGAACTGGATATCGCCTGATAGTTTACGCTCGAACCATACAACTAACATTGCACCGCCGAAAACCGCGCCGATCAAACAAAGGCCAAGTAAAGTACGGAGCCAGGGGTTGAATATAATATCAATACTTTCTGCTGACATTGTAATCACCTGTCCGCCTCACTGGTACAACCGTCCATACTACCTGCAATAGCTGCCACATCAGCAACAGTGGTTCCTTTTATGAGTGGAGGCAATGCCTGCATGGTCGGATAGACCGGTCCCCTTATCTTTACACGATGAGGTTTATCTGAGCCATCTGAAACGACATAGAAGCCCATCTCTCCACGTGGGTCTTCTACCCTGTGGAAAACATCGCCTTCAGGAACCCTCATTGTAGGGGTCCTAACACCATACAGGGAATCCTCATAGAAGAGGGGTCCACTTGGCATCTGGTCCAGACACTGTTCTATAATGTACATGGCCTCTAGCATCTCATCGAGCCTTACTTCGATACGGGCTGCAATATCACCGTCTGTAGCTGTGCACACCTTGAAATCAAGGTCCTTGTAAACAAGATATGGTTCATCTTTCCTTATATCAAAAGCAACACCTGTTGCACGAAGAGCTGGTCCGGATACACCCAGATCCCTTGCGGTCTTTGCCTCAAGGATACCTACACCGAAACAACGCTGCTTGTAGATCTCATCGCCATTGAACAGTCTTCTGTAGTCAGCGATCTGTTCCTTAAGACCGGCGAAGATTACAGCAGATTTTTCCTTGAATCCTTCAGGAAGATCGCCACGTACACCGCCGTACTTGAGGAATGTGTGTGTAACACGTGCTCCTGTTACCATGTCCATCAAAGTCAGAATATCTTCCCTTTCCTTGAT
Proteins encoded in this region:
- the fpoH gene encoding F420H2 dehydrogenase subunit FpoH, whose product is MSAESIDIIFNPWLRTLLGLCLIGAVFGGAMLVVWFERKLSGDIQFRLGPKYVGPFGIFQLVADAIKLMTKEDLIPSKADKLLFVSAPIALMGSVFMMLVAIPFGAVVINGVEYPIVATEMDISLLYIEAVSSISIIGAFMYAYSSNNKYSLLGAFRNFARMIGYEVPLGITMVSIAIMVGSLNIVEIAQAQSPIWFIFLQPLGFLVFFVALMADMGRLPFDQNESEEELVAGWITEYSGMRFGLGFFAEYIHLILGSMLVVLLFLGGWNLPAALTNITILGILLPTMYFLLKVALVILTIIMLRWAVPRFRIDQVVDLSWKRLLPLSLLNLGWAIILGIYLGV
- a CDS encoding NADH-quinone oxidoreductase subunit J; translated protein: MTGIIEGAIFAIVALVLISLAILTIVSRDIVRAALALVLSMFTVAIVYIMLNAQFLGVVQILVYVGAIGVLILFAVMLTKKNMGSENND
- the fpoD gene encoding F420H2 dehydrogenase subunit FpoD translates to MDENVGPSEMIVHLGPQHPMQPGPFRLNLRLRGETVVDAEIELGFIHKGIEKILENKTYLQGIPIVDRICYLTAMTNEEAYVGAVEKLADIEVPERSQYIRVILEELSRLQSHLLGMGEFGEFIGFVSMFMYTIKEREDILTLMDMVTGARVTHTFLKYGGVRGDLPEGFKEKSAVIFAGLKEQIADYRRLFNGDEIYKQRCFGVGILEAKTARDLGVSGPALRATGVAFDIRKDEPYLVYKDLDFKVCTATDGDIAARIEVRLDEMLEAMYIIEQCLDQMPSGPLFYEDSLYGVRTPTMRVPEGDVFHRVEDPRGEMGFYVVSDGSDKPHRVKIRGPVYPTMQALPPLIKGTTVADVAAIAGSMDGCTSEADR
- the fpoI gene encoding F420H2 dehydrogenase subunit FpoI — translated: MVLKNIARAVKNIYKPPITRRYPEVPSELPDRFRGLQKLDKSKCIGCGICANTCPNSAIKIVRARVSPDSEKTRWFPAIDIGHCLFCGLCIDQCPHGALSSTKVYTTGVIRWTHEELLYTPDMLAREVPVGENGE